From a region of the Etheostoma cragini isolate CJK2018 chromosome 20, CSU_Ecrag_1.0, whole genome shotgun sequence genome:
- the LOC117935907 gene encoding gap junction beta-4 protein-like translates to MNWSGLESLLSGVNKYSTAFGRIWLSMVFVFRVLVFVVAAQKVWGDESKDFECNTRQPGCTNICYDHIFPISHIRLWALQLIFVTCPSLMVMAHVKYREGKDMKHVELHPGSHLYANPGKKRGGLWWTYLLSLVFKAGFDTSFLYILYRIYHGYDLPRLSKCSLDPCPNTVDCFISRPTEKKIFMLFMVVSSALCIFMCICEMVYLVGKRIAKLLRIRRDNERFLFAEQHELTDRAPRRSQYCRTDPTLTDSQLSLNKKEKIREGGKSTAL, encoded by the exons ATGAACTGGTCTGGACTGGAGAGTCTGTTGAGTGGAGTCAATAAATACTCCACTGCGTTCGGGAGGATCTGGCTGTCCATGGTGTTTGTGTTCCGTGTCCTGGTGTTTGTGGTGGCAGCGCAGAAGGTTTGGGGCGACGAGAGCAAAGACTTTGAGTGTAATACTCGACAG CCTGGCTGTACCAACATCTGCTATGATCACATCTTCCCCATCTCCCATATCCGTCTGTGGGCACTGCAGCTGATTTTTGTCACCTGCCCATCTCTGATGGTGATGGCTCATGTTAAATACCGAGAAGGAAAGGACATGAAACATGTGGAGCTGCACCCCGGCTCTCACCTGTACGCCAACCCTGGCAAGAAAAGAGGGGGGCTGTGGTGGACCTATCTGCTGAGTTTGGTCTTCAAAGCTGGATTCGACACATCATTTCTTTACATTCTGTATCGGATATACCATGGATATGACTTGCCCAG GTTATCCAAGTGTTCACTGGACCCATGCCCTAACACCGTGGATTGCTTCATTAGTCGTccaacagagaaaaaaatcttcatGTTGTTCATGGTTGTTTCCAGCGCGCTGTGCATCTTCATGTGCATCTGCGAGATGGTTTACCTCGTCGGCAAGCGCATCGCCAAATTGTTAAGGATCCGCCGAGACAACGAGAGGTTCCTATTTGCTGAGCAGCACGAGCTCACCGACAGGGCCCCACGTAGGTCTCAGTATTGTAGGACTGATCCAACATTGACAGACAGCCAGCTCAGTTTAAACAAGAAGGAGAAGATCAGAGAAGGTGGTAAAAGCACGGCCCTGTAG
- the marcksl1a gene encoding MARCKS-related protein 1-A produces MGAQLSKGGVAVEGKGAADPATAKANGQENGHVKTNGDVSAKPDGEVAAADGNGTAEPAKEGENGTGDAIEPAPAAEGDAAKTEGEAAKEGKKKKKFSLKNSFKFKGISLKKNKKGSEEGKEEAASPTAEDKPDENGHAAKETKEETPATEAKEDEVAAPAAEAAPEGETKAAEEAPPTEAAPAEEAAAAPPPAEDTTPAASEGEAKAE; encoded by the exons atgggaGCCCAGTTGTCCAAGGGTGGAGTAGCTGTTGAGGGGAAAGGCGCCGCCGACCCTGCTACTGCCAAAGCCAACGGCCAG GAGAACGGCCACGTCAAAACCAATGGTGATGTGTCTGCCAAGCCCGATGGGGAAGTGGCCGCCGCAGATGGAAATGGAACCGCCGAACCAGCCAAGGAGGGCGAAAACGGCACCGGCGATGCCATTGAACCCGCTCCCGCAGCCGAGGGAGACGCTGCCAAAACGGAGGGCGAGGCCGCCAAGGAgggcaagaagaagaagaagttctCCCTGAAGAACTCCTTCAAGTTCAAGGGCATCTCgctgaaaaagaacaagaagGGCAGCGAGGAGGGCAAAGAGGAGGCCGCCTCCCCCACGGCCGAGGACAAGCCGGATGAGAATGGCCACGCCGCCAAGGAAACCAAAGAGGAGACGCCGGCCACTGAGGCCAAAGAGGACGAGgttgctgctcctgctgctgaaGCTGCACCCGAGGGGGAGACCAAGGCGGCGGAGGAGGCCCCACCCACAGAGGCTGCCCCAGCTGAGGAGGCGGCtgccgccccccccccagctgaGGACACAACACCTGCAGCCTCTGAAGGCGAGGCCAAGGCAGAGTGA
- the LOC117935908 gene encoding protein tyrosine phosphatase type IVA 2-like isoform X1, giving the protein MNRPAPVEISYDCLRFLITHNPTNAQLGRFIEDLKAYGVNTLVRVCAATYDKTPVEQESIQVLDWPFDDGSAPPEQVVDDWLALLQTKFREEPGSCVAVHCVAGLGRAPVLVALALIECGMEYEDAVHFIRLKRRGAFNSKQLLYLENYKPKLCLRTKDANGQSCSIQ; this is encoded by the exons ATGAACCGACCAGCTCCAGTGGAGATCTCTTATGACTGCCTGAGATTCCTCATTACACACAACCCCACCAATGCACAGCTGGGAAGGTTTATAGAG GATCTGAAGGCTTATGGAGTAAACACCCTGGTGCGCGTGTGTGCTGCTACATATGACAAGACACCAGTGGAACAAGAAAGCATACAAGTCCTA GATTGGCCATTTGACGATGGCTCTGCCCCCCCAGAACAGGTGGTTGATGATTGGCTGGCCCTGCTGCAGACAAAATTCCGAGAAGAGCCTGGCAGCTGTGTGGCTGTGCACTGTGTTGCTGGATTAGGACG AGCTCCTGTGTTGGTGGCCCTGGCTCTAATTGAGTGTGGGATGGAATATGAAGATGCCGTGCACTTCATAAGACT GAAGCGTCGTGGAGCGTTCAACTCTAAGCAGCTGCTCTACCTGGAAAACTACAAACCTAAGCTGTGTCTGCGCACCAAAGATGCCAACGGACAGAGCTGCTCTATACAGTAG
- the LOC117935908 gene encoding protein tyrosine phosphatase type IVA 2-like isoform X2, whose translation MNRPAPVEISYDCLRFLITHNPTNAQLGRFIEDLKAYGVNTLVRVCAATYDKTPVEQESIQVLDWPFDDGSAPPEQVVDDWLALLQTKFREEPGSCVAVHCVAGLGRAPVLVALALIECGMEYEDAVHFIRLKRRGAFNSKQLLYLENYKPKLCLRTKDANGQSCSIQ comes from the exons ATGAACCGACCAGCTCCAGTGGAGATCTCTTATGACTGCCTGAGATTCCTCATTACACACAACCCCACCAATGCACAGCTGGGAAGGTTTATAGAG GATCTGAAGGCTTATGGAGTAAACACCCTGGTGCGCGTGTGTGCTGCTACATATGACAAGACACCAGTGGAACAAGAAAGCATACAA GTTTTG GATTGGCCATTTGACGATGGCTCTGCCCCCCCAGAACAGGTGGTTGATGATTGGCTGGCCCTGCTGCAGACAAAATTCCGAGAAGAGCCTGGCAGCTGTGTGGCTGTGCACTGTGTTGCTGGATTAGGACG AGCTCCTGTGTTGGTGGCCCTGGCTCTAATTGAGTGTGGGATGGAATATGAAGATGCCGTGCACTTCATAAGACT GAAGCGTCGTGGAGCGTTCAACTCTAAGCAGCTGCTCTACCTGGAAAACTACAAACCTAAGCTGTGTCTGCGCACCAAAGATGCCAACGGACAGAGCTGCTCTATACAGTAG